TATTTTCAAAAGATTTCCGAACACTGCTTTAATTACCGTTTATAATACGTTTAAATATAGAGCGGCGATAAGAGAATTGGGAAAAGTGTTTGGTTTGCCCAAAAGTGAAATAGATGTATTGTCATCTGGAACTTATAATTATCAAACGTTAGATAAGTTATCTCAACTTGTTGTTATTTACAGTAAATTCATTCAAGGTTTTCCAAACTATTTAGGAATTCATGCAGGAGGAATTTTAATTTCCGAAAAACCAATTCATCATTATTGCGGAACTTTTTTACCTCCAAAAGGATTTGCGACTACTCAAATAGATATGGTAATCGCTGAAGATATCGGATTGTATAAGTTTGATATTTTAAGTCAGAGAGGATTAGGAAAAATTAAAGATGCAGTTGGAATTGTTGCGAAGAATCATGCAGATTTACCTCCAATAGATATTCATAACATAGCAAAGTTTAAAGAAGACCTTAGAATCAAATACTTGCTTAAAAATGCTAAAGCTATAGGTTGTTTTTATGTAGAATCACCAGCCATGCGAATGTTGTTGAAAAAATTACAAGTAGACAACTATTTGGGTTTGGTGGCAGCGAGTTCTGTAATTCGACCAGGAGTAGCACAATCAGGAATGATGCGAGAATATATTTTACGTTTCCGTTATCCTGAAAGAAGAAAAGACGCTCATCCTGTACTGCTAGATATCATGCCAGAAACATACGGAGTTATGGTGTATCAAGAAGATGTAATTAAAGTAGCGCATTATTTTGGCGGATTAACTTTAGGTGAAGCCGATATGCTCAGACGAGGTATGTCTGGTAAATTCAGATCTAGAGATGAGTTTTTAAAAGTAAAAGAACAATTTTTTTCTAATTGTAGAAATACAGGAAAAGATTTGAATTTCACTCAGGAAGTTTGGCGACAAATAGAAAGTTTTGCAGGCTATGCTTTTGCCAAAGGACATTCGGCTTCTTATGCTGTAGAAAGTTATCAAAGTTTGTACTTGAAAGCTTATTTTCCATTAGAATATATGGTGGCAACGATTAATAATTCTGGTGGTTTTTATAGTGTTGAGCTGTACATTCACGAAGCGCGGTTACATGGTGGAAATATTTTAGCTCCTTGTGTTAATCATAGTGAGTATATAGCTGTTATTGAAGGAAAAGATATTTATCTAGGTTTTATGTTTTTGCAATCTTTTGAAACAAAAACTGCAATTAAAATTATTAATGAAAGAATTAATAATGGACGTTTTTTATCACTAGATGATTTCATTGAACGTGTACCAATTTCTATTGAACAGATTACCATTTTAATTAAAATTGATGCTTTTCGTGACTTCGGAAAACACAAACGTGAGTTGTTATGGGAAGCGCATATGAAAATTAATAAAGTAACTTTTGATGAGTTCAATATTTCACTTTTTCAAGTAGAGCGAGCTGCATATGAAATTCCCAAATTAACATCTACTCAATTAGAAAATGCTTTTGATGAAATTGAACTGTTAGGATTTCCACTTTCAAATCCGTTTAATCTTTTGGTAGATAAGAACCTGAGTGCTTTCCGAATGAAAAACCTTGTGAATTACATTGGAAAAATAATTGTGATAGAAGGATATTTAGTAACTGTGAAAAAGACAAAAACATCTAAAGGAAAGCAAATGTTTTTCGGAACTTTTTTAGATGTAGATGGTGATTTTATAGACTCGGTACATTTTCCTCCAGTAGCGCAAAAATATCCTTTTAGAGGAAAAGGAATTTATAGAATTACAGGAAAGGTTATGGAAGAGTTTGATTGTATTACTGTAGAAACAACAATGATGGAAAGGCTTGCTATTGTTGAAGATCCCCGATATGCCGATAGTAGAAAAGCACAAAGACCTAAACCTAAAAAAAGAGTGTCATGAATACAAACAGATCAATAGTACATATGGATTTAGATACATTCTTTGTTTCATGTGAACGATTGTTAGATAGTAAATTGAATGGAAAACCCGTATTAATTGGCGGAACTTCCGATAGAGGAGTAGTGGCTTCATGTAGTTATGAAGCAAGAACGTTTGGAATTCATTCAGCAATGCCAATGCGAATGGCAAAGCAATTATGTCCGGAAGCAATTATTATTAGAGGAAATTCTCATATATATTCGAAGTATTCTGATTTGGTAACCGAAGTAATTAAAGATTCGGTGCCGTTGTATGAGAAAACTTCGGTAGATGAATTTTATATTGATCTTACGGGAATGGATAAGTTTTTTGGTTGTCATACATTGGCTTCTGAATTGCGTCAAAAAATTATACGAGAAACAGGATTACCCATTTCTTTTGGACATTCCGTTAACAAAACGGTTTCTAAAATTGCGACAGGAGAAGCAAAACCTAATAATCAAATTCGAATTGAAAAAGGAACTGAAAAACCTTTTTTATCTCCACTTTCTGTGAAGAAAATTCCAATGGTAGGAGAGGTTACCTACAAATCGTTATGTGATTTAGGAATTAAAAAGATTAGAACCATACAGGAAATGCCATTAGAAATGATGGCGAAAGTATTTGGTAAAAACGGAGTTTCTATCTGGAAAAAAGCAAATGGAATTGATAACAGTCCGGTTATTCAGTACCATGAAAGAAAATCGATTTCTACGGAGCGAACTTTTGATAGAGATACTACGGATGTGCGAAAGCTAGAAAGTATTATTGTGGCTATTGCAGAGAATTTAGCATTTCAATTGCGAAGAGGAAATAAATTGACGTCCTGTATTACGTTTAAAATTCGTTATTCCGACTTTCAAACCTATACGCAACAACAACGAATTCCGTATAGTGCGGCCGATCATAAAATAATTCCTGTTGTAAAAGAATTGTACAAGAAGTTATACAAACGAAGAATGTTAGTTCGTTTAATTGGAGTTCGGTTTTCGCATTTGGTTGAAGGCGGACATCAAATTGACTTGTTTGATGATGACGAGAAGATTCTAAATTTATACACAGCCATGGATAAATTAAGAGAACGTTATGGAGACAGAGCCGTAATGCGAGCAAAAGGAATGGAAGCAAAGAGTATTGCGCGATGGAATCCTTTTAATGGAAATCCGCCACCATTATTAGCGAATAGGAGGAGGTGAATTATTAAGAAAATAAAAAATCTCGGAAAATTACTTTCCGAGATTTTTATAATATATTTTTAGTTTCAAAACTATTCTTCAGGCATTTTTATAATGTTCATTCCTTTTGGAAGTTCAAAAATAGCATCATCTAATTCTTTGTTTTCTACTTTTACGGCTTCGATTGTAAGTTTTAGTTCTTCAGTATCCATAATAAGTTTTACAGGTAAAGAGCCATTAGCTTTATCTAAGCAGTAATACCATAATCCATATTTATGATTTTTATAGTCTTCAGGATTTACTTTAAAGTCATAAGTAAAATAGTATTGAGTTGTTCCTTCATTAGTTTTAATATCTAATAAATCACAATTCTTGCCCATAATTTTAGCAGCAGATTTTTTCTCTTTCATTGAAAGAACTTCTTCTTTTTGCTCGTCTGATTTTAAATACATTAAATTATTTCCAGTAGCCATTCTAGTATAAATAGAATCTTTCCCAGTATAATATTGGCTCATACTTAACATACCATTCATTACAGATTTGTACTTATTTCCTTTAATGTAATAAACTTGTTCTGATCCCATAAATTGAGCAGCTTCCTCATCTGACATTTCACCAGTTTTATCATGAAAGCTTAATTTATAAGTAATTACTCCTTCAAAGCTTTTTTGTGCGACGATACTATTTACGACTAATAAAAGTATAAACGATAAAAATTTAGTTTTCATAATGTGTTTTTGTTAATGGATGCAAATATAGGTTTCTAAATTTTGACTTATTTGAACAGTTTCATAATGAGGTATGCTCCATATATAAGTACTATTAAACTTATTGAAAACATGAATACAGAGGCTCTATTTCTTCCTTGAATATCGAATAACGAGATTATTTTGTTTTTTGATGAAAAGTTATAAAGAGGAATTTGATTTCCTGTGCTCAATTTTCGATATTGATTTGAACTAATATTTATGGTGTATTTTTTATTCTTATAGTTTATAGTCAAGGAATGTCCTTTGTTCGTACTTTTATCAGAAGGTCTACTTGTTTTTCTAGTTTCAATAATAGTATATGAAATAGGTTCTTGGGTTTCGATTATTTTTCGATACTCCTTTATTTGAGTTTGTAAGTTCCAAGTATAATAGAAGCCAGCTAGACAGATTAGAAGGCTAACAATAATTTTAATTTTCATAATTAAATAAATTTTAAAATTCTTGCTATTTATAGTTATTCAGTTCTAACTTCATAAAAGTCAATAATCTTATTATTGTTTATTATTGTAACAATTGGTTTTGAATATCTAAAATAATCATCTCCAATTGTTTCGTCTTTCTTAATTCGTTGTTCTGAAGGATTAATTCCTTCAATAATCTGACTATATAAATTAAAAATATCTGGATAATCCTTTTTAAAGGTATCTAAATCATTATATAGATTCGAAGAACTATTATAGCTTACAAAAACAGTATTCTCTTTTTTGTTAAAAAGAAATGAATTATATTTAAAAATACCGCCAGCATAACGTTCGATCAAAATATATTTAGAAGATTGATTAAAATCATTTCTTTTTATCATTAAGTCTCTGTCTTCAATAAACATGTTTTCTAATCTATTAAAGTAATCTCGATGCTCATTAATTTCTTCCTTTGTTTTAGCTCTACTTATAATAATACTGTCATGTTTCTTATGTAAATAAGAAGCAATTATACTATTTGACTCTTCTTTAAATTTTTTATAAGTCTTACAAGAAGAAACAAATACCAAAAAACATAAAGTGAAACTGTAAAAATTAATTCTCTTGATTTTGCGCATCTTTTTCTATAATTTTATTTCAGTTAAACATAAACTTTGGATTAAATAGCTAGAAAGAATTTTATTAGTATTTCATTTTCTTTTTTCCACTTGACCCAACCTTCTCTAGTTAAACCTAGTTCTTTATAGCTTTTTTCTCCAGGAGGAGTATCGGGATTTAGTTTAACCTTTATCCAATCTTCATTAACTTCAATAACTCTATAATCATAATTTAAAAAGTCCTCTATTTCATTTGAAGAATCTGATTTTTCTTTTCTAAGTGGACTTTGAGTTGTTAGTCCGATAGGGAATTTTCTTAGAAAACTTTCAATACTATAAAATTGTACGTTCGAGTTTTCAATGAATTTGTCACCATCTTTTGAATTAATAATAAACTTATTACCCTTTTTTTTAGCAAGAACATACCAAGCCAAGTATTCTGGGTAAAAAATTATGGAGTGAATGGGATTTTCATAAGTGCTTTCGTCTATCTCTATTAAATTGAAATCGGATTTGTTAAAAGAATATTTTCCTCTTTTTAATTTAGAATGAATAGTACCATCTTGATTTAAAATTTGGATTTCATCAGTCTTGTTTTCATATAAAAACTCACTAAGAGAAATAACAACATCTGATTCCTTTGAATTTTTTACTTCAATTGAAGTTTTGTTTTTCACTGATTGCTTGGGATGAGATTTTGCAATTTTGTTTTGACATGAAACGAACAAAAAGAATAAGCTAACTATTGATATAAATCTAATCATATTACATTTTTACCTCAATAAAAGAAATATATAATGATAAATCAAATCACGCAGTTTATTTGTTTTTTGCAAAAACAAAGTTTAGTTATAAATATGTATATTGTTGTAAATTAGTAATTTGTTTATGTTGATTCGTCTAAAATCTCAACCATATACCAACAATTAGAAATTAATTTAAAAGTATATGTGTTCAAAATTCCGTTATCATATCCTATATGACGATATTTAACGAGATTTTTTGATTTTTCAATTTCAACATTATACTTATCATAACTTCTTTTCATAGCATTTTTATCATTAGAGAAATCAAAATATTTATAATCATTTTTTGTATAGTAAGTTTTTACGATTATGATACTATCAATTTCATAATCATTATATAATAAATTTAACGGATATTTAATTTTGCTCTTTTGGAAAACACTATCCTTAGCAAATTTTTTAAAAAAGCTATCGAATGTTTCATTACAGTTCTTAAAAACTTCAGTAATTTTTTCTTCACTATATTTTATGTTCTCAGTATCTAAACGATTTTTAGAGACGATTGAATCATTATTTCTTTCATCGAATATCTCTCGATTTTTTTTGCCGATTTCAGGATTTATTGAATCCGTTTTTTTCGCAGTTATAAAACTTCTTGATTTTCTCTCTTCTTTTTTAAAAGAGCAATTACTTATTAAAGTAATTAAAATAATTAAAGAGATTGATTTGCATTTACTCATTATTATTGATTTATAGCTTTTGATCTTTTGTGTAATAATGGATTTAAATAGGTTTTGTTGGTATTGATATGTTTTTTTGATCTTCCAAAGCTTTCTTTCATTCTGGTACCTATATCATAAGGTGTTTTTTGTTAATGGATGTAAATATAGGTTTCTAAATTTTGACTGATTGATGAAGCTTCCGTCAGTTATGAAAATGTAGAACATATTTTAACTATCTAGAGCTTCCTTTAAATACTTTTTAACTAGTTCATATCTTTCAATATAAATATCAGCCATTTCTTTAATTAGTTCATTGTAGGTTTTTTCTAACTCATCATAATTTTCTCTATTGTTTAGTCTTGCAATAATTAAGCCTAAAGAATATCTATTGTATTGATCATTTCTATGAACAGAAATAATATTTGGAGAATCATTTAATATTTTATCAATAACATGTAAACTGCCATATTTATTGAAATATGGATTAGCAATACTATCATAAAGATTTAATATAATATTAGATGCTTCTTTTACATCGGCCTCCGATTCTATAACGATGTTTTCCGAAAAATGACTTTTAATCTCATTTTCATCATTATCTCTAATTTTACCGATCTCGTTGCCGATTGTACCTACCAAGTATTTAAAAGAAGTCGCTTTTTTATATATTTTACTTGTAGGTAAATGTTCGATATAAATAGACATTTCTATAGCCGTTTCATAACTTCTAGTATGGGAGAAAAATCTAATAATAAATTTAAAGTCACCTTGCTTTTTCTCATAAACATCTTTAGACTTAATAAGTTTGAAACCATTATCTTTTAAAAAATCACTAATATTTAGATGAATTTGACTTAGATGTTTTCCCATAAGCATGAATTTTACTTAGATCTAACTACTATAGTTAAGTTTTTAGATGTTTTATAAAAGTAGTAAGAAAAATAAAGTAATTATGTTTTGTCGTTAATTGTGTATCTTGTTGTAATTCAATAATGTACTTATGTGTTATGATGTTAAAGCGAGTTTAGAAGCCCAATTGAAAAGAGCAAAACGATTAGGAGATTGGTCTGCTGTAGAAGAAATTATGGAAAGATTGGTTCCGGATACAGATTTACCAATCCATCATGCCTCAGGATTTAGTCATCCAGAAATGCTCATTTACACAGATAAAGATCCTGAATTTCCTGTTGTTGCTACTTGGGGATTGGTTCCACATTGGGTGAGTGATGAAGAGCAAATGAAAAAAACATGGAATAATACATTAAACGCAAGAGGGGAAACCATTTTTGAAAAACCATCTTTTAAACAAGCCGCAAAAAACAATAGATGTTTAATTTATATAGATGGTTTTTATGAACATCATCATTATAACAAAGCTACTTATCCATTTTACATTTATAGAAAAGACAAGGACCCAATTGTATTAGCTGGGCTTTGGAATGAATGGAAAAATCCTGATAAAGGAATATTTACGTCATTCACTATAGTTACTACAGCAGCAAACGGACTGTTATCTAAAATACACAATAACCCAAAATTAAAAGCGCCTCGAATGCCTTTAATTTTAACGGAGGAAACTGAAGAAAAATGGCTAAACCCAATTACGGAGGATAGTGAAATATACCAAATTGAAAACCTCATTGAATCATATCCAGAAAGTT
This genomic window from Tenacibaculum sp. 190524A05c contains:
- a CDS encoding DNA polymerase III subunit alpha; this translates as MFLNCHTYYSLRYGSIAIEELLELARSFNISTLSLTDINNTSACLEFLRTASKYGVKPVVGVDFRNGANQEFVLIAKNNTGFENINAYLSEFLHQDTYQIPQRSKLMQDVYVVYPFQKNIDFELLPNEFIGISYQELAKLPFSKWKNKLDKLVVLHTVSFQNKKGFNTHRLLRAIDNNELLSRLHESEQGELWHQFVSEETIEKYFEHYPDIISNTKDLLSSCNVVFDFSGEVPNNQKSYTANEALDYKLLEKLSYRGLEYRYPKADEKVYVRIKKELEIIKEKGFVSYFLINWKILKYARSKGYFYVGRGSGANSIIAYLLRITDVDPIELDLYFERFINLYRKNPPDFDIDFSWQDRDDITNFIFKRFPNTALITVYNTFKYRAAIRELGKVFGLPKSEIDVLSSGTYNYQTLDKLSQLVVIYSKFIQGFPNYLGIHAGGILISEKPIHHYCGTFLPPKGFATTQIDMVIAEDIGLYKFDILSQRGLGKIKDAVGIVAKNHADLPPIDIHNIAKFKEDLRIKYLLKNAKAIGCFYVESPAMRMLLKKLQVDNYLGLVAASSVIRPGVAQSGMMREYILRFRYPERRKDAHPVLLDIMPETYGVMVYQEDVIKVAHYFGGLTLGEADMLRRGMSGKFRSRDEFLKVKEQFFSNCRNTGKDLNFTQEVWRQIESFAGYAFAKGHSASYAVESYQSLYLKAYFPLEYMVATINNSGGFYSVELYIHEARLHGGNILAPCVNHSEYIAVIEGKDIYLGFMFLQSFETKTAIKIINERINNGRFLSLDDFIERVPISIEQITILIKIDAFRDFGKHKRELLWEAHMKINKVTFDEFNISLFQVERAAYEIPKLTSTQLENAFDEIELLGFPLSNPFNLLVDKNLSAFRMKNLVNYIGKIIVIEGYLVTVKKTKTSKGKQMFFGTFLDVDGDFIDSVHFPPVAQKYPFRGKGIYRITGKVMEEFDCITVETTMMERLAIVEDPRYADSRKAQRPKPKKRVS
- the dinB gene encoding DNA polymerase IV, with product MNTNRSIVHMDLDTFFVSCERLLDSKLNGKPVLIGGTSDRGVVASCSYEARTFGIHSAMPMRMAKQLCPEAIIIRGNSHIYSKYSDLVTEVIKDSVPLYEKTSVDEFYIDLTGMDKFFGCHTLASELRQKIIRETGLPISFGHSVNKTVSKIATGEAKPNNQIRIEKGTEKPFLSPLSVKKIPMVGEVTYKSLCDLGIKKIRTIQEMPLEMMAKVFGKNGVSIWKKANGIDNSPVIQYHERKSISTERTFDRDTTDVRKLESIIVAIAENLAFQLRRGNKLTSCITFKIRYSDFQTYTQQQRIPYSAADHKIIPVVKELYKKLYKRRMLVRLIGVRFSHLVEGGHQIDLFDDDEKILNLYTAMDKLRERYGDRAVMRAKGMEAKSIARWNPFNGNPPPLLANRRR
- a CDS encoding DUF4348 domain-containing protein, with amino-acid sequence MSKCKSISLIILITLISNCSFKKEERKSRSFITAKKTDSINPEIGKKNREIFDERNNDSIVSKNRLDTENIKYSEEKITEVFKNCNETFDSFFKKFAKDSVFQKSKIKYPLNLLYNDYEIDSIIIVKTYYTKNDYKYFDFSNDKNAMKRSYDKYNVEIEKSKNLVKYRHIGYDNGILNTYTFKLISNCWYMVEILDEST
- a CDS encoding SOS response-associated peptidase — encoded protein: MCYDVKASLEAQLKRAKRLGDWSAVEEIMERLVPDTDLPIHHASGFSHPEMLIYTDKDPEFPVVATWGLVPHWVSDEEQMKKTWNNTLNARGETIFEKPSFKQAAKNNRCLIYIDGFYEHHHYNKATYPFYIYRKDKDPIVLAGLWNEWKNPDKGIFTSFTIVTTAANGLLSKIHNNPKLKAPRMPLILTEETEEKWLNPITEDSEIYQIENLIESYPESLLNYHTVSRLRGKEYVGNIEEISNEFVYEELDFE